Genomic segment of Gloeocapsa sp. PCC 7428:
CATTGGTAGCGTCATCACTCAAGGATCTGACAAAAAAGACATGAACATTCAGGATATTATCCGGATGGATCATGCTAAAGTCAACACCTTATATACAGAAATGGGAGCGACTGACGATCCTCAGAAGATTCAAGAATACTTCGGTCAGATGTATAAGGATCTGTTAGTCCACGCTCAAGCCGAAGAAGAAGTTGTTTATCCAGCAGTTCGTCCCTACTATGGTGACAATGACACCCAAGAATTGTATGATGAACAAGCTGAAATGAAGCGAATGTTGGATCAAATTAAAGCTTTAGATCCTTCATCTTCTCAATTCAAAGATCAAGTTAACCAATTGATGAATGTAGTAGGCGATCATATTCGTCAAGAAGAAAGCACAATGTTCACCGCAATTCGCAATAACTTCAGCGATGAACAAAGTGAGCAACTGGCTACAAAATTCAAAGAAGCTAAGAGCAAGTTGCAAGACCAAATGGCTGCTAGTTAATTTAGTCATTAGTTGACAGTTTAGTTAGGGTAAACCCCCACCACTATTTGTGGTGGGTTTCTTTATCAAGGTCTAAATTTTTATGGATATTATTGATTTAATTAAACAAGAACATCAAAAACTAACGAATTTATTAGCAGAAATGTGTAATGCAGATGTTCAAAAAAGATATACTCTCTTCAATGAACTTAGCCAAGCTATTGAATTACTCACAGAAGTAAAGCAACACTTCTATCCTCTGCTACGGCAACGATGCACAGATATTATTGAGCAAATTACTATAGCTGAAGATCAATACGATCGCCTTAAGTTCTTGATTGCGGAACTTGAGTTATTGAGTCCTGCGACAAAAGAATTTGAGCAAAAAGTTTATGACTTGCAAAAATTAGTAAGACTTTATATCCAAGAAGAAGATAAGGTTTTAGGAGAAGCTAGCAAGCGCTTAACAGACGCACAACGACAGCAGTTATCGTATGATGGTAAAAGATAGTTTTATAAAAACAAAAAAGCCCGCTACTGCGGACTAATATTAGATAAATCTCTCTAGTTTCTTAACCATTAACGATCGTGCCACCGTTGGGGTGTAAAACTTGCCCTGCAATGTAAGACGAATCATTAGCCGCAAGAAATACATAACATGAAGCGACTTCTTCCGGTTGACCTGCACGACCCATAGGGACTTGCTTGCCAAAGTCTGCGACTTTTTCTTCGGGAAAGGTTGCAGGAATCAGCGGAGTCCAAATTGGACCTGGTGCGACAGCATTAACCCGAATTCCTTTTTTCACTAAGCTTTGGGAAAGCGATCGCGTAAACGCAACGATCGCGCCTTTTGTTGAAGAGTAATCAATTAACTGCTGATTACCTTGATATGCAGTGACAGATGTTGTATTAATGATCGTGCTACCTTCTTGAAGATGCTTTAGCGCCGCTTTGGTTAGGTAGAACATCGAAAAAATATTCGTGCGGAATGTGCGTTCCAATTGTTCCGCGCTAATATCCTCAAGACTTTCTTGGGGATGCTGTTCTGCCGCATTGTTCACTAAAATATCAAGTTTACCGAACTCTTGTACAACTTGTTCGATCGCTTGCTTGCAAAAACTTTCGTCCCCAATATCTCCCGCGATCGTTGTCGCTTTACGTCCTTTTTCTTCTACTAAACGCTTTGTTTCTTTCGCATCATCGTGTTCATTAAGGTACATAATCGCGACATCAGCACCCTCTTTCGCAAAGGCGATCGCCACCGCACGACCAATACCACTATCACCACCAGTAATCACGGCAACTTTACCCAATAGTTTACCGCTACCCTGATGCTGGGGGTCATCTGCCTTGGGCTTTGGCGTCATTTCTGATTCCAGTCCTGGTTGTTGATCTTGCTCTTGTGGCGGTTGCAACGATTGTTCTTCTGGCATAGCTAATTATCTCCTGTAATGAATTACATAAAACAGGCTTAGTCTTGTTTTTCTCAGCAGTAATACATTTTTTAGATGATGCTGCGTTGATTCCTGTCATATGAATTCTTAAACAATTTTCTGAGCAACGCGACTATCATCTCTAGCACTAACTTATCTATCACCTCCTTTGACTTTATCGATCTAGAGATGGAAAGCAGAATTTATGCGTGTCAGCCTTAGGAGGTAGAGTCAACTAACATTTACTTTTATTTCGGGTAGATGGCATGAGCTATTAGCTATTTTTCATTGCGAAGAATTCAACAATAACAGCTTTCCTAATACATCAAAACGCGTAATCCATAATTGCGATCGCGTATTTATACCCGTAAAATTTAACTAATTTGCCAAAAAAATGGCTTTATAAGTAAATAGAATCATTTTGATTAGAGTGTGCCTAATCTTACTGTTTCTTAAGAAGTATTTCGTACACAATACTAACCAGAGTAAGATCGCTGTAGTTAAGGTCTGTAGGCTGGGGCGATGCAAACGTTAGATCCTTCATTAATAGAAACGCAACATATCGAAGTATTCAAACAGCTACAATCTCAGTTACGCGATCGCTGGGCAACAATCGAATTGTTTGACCAAAGTGATGCTGATATCTTGGTCATTCCTTCGTTGAGTGTAGACCAGCGCGAACTCCTCAAAATACCAGGCTGTCATCACTACGAAGAACGTTTGCTGTTCTCTTTGATTCGCCTGCAAAACCCGCGTACCCGCCTGATTTATGTCACTTCGCAGCCGATACATCCAAGCGTCATAGACTACTATTTGCAGCTTTTACCAGGAATTCCCTTTTCCCACGCCCGCGATCGCCTGCTACTCCTTTCGACTTACGATTCCTCACTCAAACCCCTGACGCAAAAAATTCTCGAACGCCCGCGCCTCATTCAACGAATACGTCAAGCGATCGACCTCAAAAACGCCTACATGATTTGCTACAACTCATCTTTTCTAGAAAGCGAGTTGTCTGTACGCATCGGAGTTCCCTTGTATGCGTGCGATCCCCAACTATCGATTTGGGGGACAAAAAGTGGAAGTCGGCAAATCTTTGCCGAAAGTGGCGTACCGCATCCTGATGGAAGTGGTAGCGTATGGAATGCACAAGACTTAGCCGCAGAAGCCGCCAACTTATGGGAACGTAAACCCGAAATTAAACGGTTAGTCGTTAAACTCAACGAAGGAATTTCCGGTGAAGCGAATGCTTTACTTGACTTAAGACCAATTCATCACTTAGCACCTGGAAGTGCAACACGCGAACAACGTATCGAGGCAATGACGCAGCGCTTTGCTACGATGAGTTTTCAAGCCACATCCGAAAATTGGGCAAATTTTTCGACTCGGATTCCTGAATTAGGCGCAATTGTTGAAGAATTTATCGAAGGAGATATTAAGCGATCGCCCAGTGTACAAGGTCGAATTACCCCCAGTGGTGAGGTAGAAATTCTCTCAACCCACGATCAAATTCTTGGTGGTCCTGACGGTCAAATTTATCTTGGTTGTCGCTTTCCCGCCGATGAAGCCTATCGAATGCGGCTACAAGAATTAGGGATAAAAGTTGGTAGAAAATTAGCTGAAAAAGGTGCTTTAGAACGCTTTGGTGTTGATTTTATTGCTGTACAACAACCCGATCGTAACGGCATACAACACTGGGATTTACAAGCAATTGAAATTAATTTACGCAAGGGTGGAACAACACATCCATTCATGACACTGAAACTATTAACTAATGGACGTTATCACCCAGCAACGGGAATGTTTTATAGTCCTCATGGTCGTCCAAAATACTACATTGCTACTGATAATTTACAAAAAGAGCGCTATCGCGGCTTACTTCCTAGCGACTTAATGGATATCATTGCTTATCATCGGCTACATTTTGACACTGGAACCGAAACAGGTACAGTCTTTCATCTAATGGGTTGCCTTTCAGAGTTTGGCAAACTTGGATTAACAAGTATTGGTGATTCTCCGCAACAAGCTGAGGAAATTTATAACAAAGTCGTGAAAATTTTAGATGAAGAAACGCGCCACAATGCTCATAATCCTACTTGGGAATTAGACGCTTGCGGTCCTATTATTTGGAACGGTGCAACTTGAGTAACGATTTGCATGGGTTTATATCTAAAGGAAGTACCTACTCAAGAACACTGTAAGTCATTATAAAGACAGTGCCAAGGTCAAGTTAAAACTGATTATTCATCAGATGCAAACCTGGTCTAGACAAACATGATTCTACCAGGAGTTAGTAATGACAAATATCAAAGAACAAATTACAAACGACCTCAAACAAGCAAAAGAAACAGGTCAATTAAAGGCATCTCGAATTCGTGAAATTGTCCAAAATGCGGTTTCACAAGTAACCGACGAATTCAAATCAGGCTCAAACGAAATTCGTTCGCTTGTTAAAGATGCTGTTTCAGCCGTCGCCGAAAATGTTCAGCAACAAGGAGACGATCTCAAAGAAAATATCACCGCTTCAATTGAAGGCGCGATCGATGGTGTGACTAGCTTAAGACGCAAAGAAAACGCCAAAACTCATGCTGAAGTAAGGGAACTACAAGCAAAGCTTGATTCCGAAGAAGAAGAATTGCAACAGGAAATAGAAAGACTCTTAGGAGATATTGAAGATACTGGAAAAGACACTTCGCCCAACATCAAAGCAGCAATCGAATCGGCGATCAACACGCTAAAAAATAGCGAGGAAGCTGCAATACTGCAAAAGCGATATGCACAACTCCAAGCCCAAGCAGCTATTCTACGCGCTAATATAGCGGCGCGTTACGGTGGAAGATACGAAGATGTCAAAGAGTATCTTGACGAGGCTAAAACTTGGTATAGTAAAACACGCACCCAGGCTGAACCTGTCGCTGAACAAGTAGAACAAAAGCGATCGCAGCTAGAAGAAAAAATGGGAGATGCAGGAGTTGCGATCGCTAAAAAAGAAAGACAAATCAAACGTATTCTTAGCGATTTACTGCAAACAGCAACTGACTATTTGCGAGATAAAAAGCCACCGACAACATAACAAATGTGATTTATTTATAACAGCAAGTTTCTGAGTCTCTTTAAATAACAAATAGAGGCTCAGTATTTTATATTTGTATGTAAATCTAAAAAAAATAACCGTACTGCCTATTTGAGTACGGTTTCCTGTGTTTACAGTATCAGATGTTTGAGCTATCTGACATTAATATACCGCCTTGTTCGTGCGTTCTTCGTGCTTGACAATTATCCAAACTGCATGAATACTTCCAGGAAGCCAGCCTAAGAGGGTAAGCACAATATTAATTAAAAAAGCTGTGCTAATTCCTTCTGTTAAAAAGACTCCCAATGGAGGTAAAAGAATACCTGTAGCTATTCGTAGTAGTTTCATATTGTTGCTCTTAACTTTGTACTGAACTACCTTTAAATCTATACTCTTGTATTTCGAGTTTTAGTGCCTCCACCTAAGGAATTATTACTTCTAAAATTGTTTCTCAACGTATCAGAAATAGTGTTCCTTGGAGTAAAAACCGTATAATTTTACTGTATCTTCAGTAACTCAGAAGGTTTAAATGTAAATCCGGCTTTGCTTCACCTTTGTTTATTGACTTGAGCATATCTAAGTCAACAACATATTGAGCCGGATTTAATCTGTTTCTTTCAGAAGAACTGAAATATCGAGGTGAGAAGCTATGACTTAACTTCTGTATTAGTCGTAGTTGCTGTAATACCTAAATTTCTTTCAGCAAAGTACTTACTCAAAAAGGTGTTGACAAAAGATAGAATCACTGGACCTAGAAGCGCGCCCACGATACTATATACAGCAAATCCTGGAACAAATAGCGCTGCTAGCCAAAAACATAAGCCATTGACGGCTAGTGAGGATAGTCCTAGAGTAGCATAGTTGAGTGGTAGAGCCAGTTTAGTGAGTGCTGGTTTCACCGATGAATTAGTTACACCGATAACAAAAGCAGCGATCAAAGCAGCTGGAAAAGTTGCAATATCAACACCTGGAACAACAATGTCAACAATTAGTAGGCTTAGAGCAGTAGCTAGTAGTGTAAAAAAAGCTGCGGTCATAGAGTATGTTCTCCTGAATTTATGACTGGAAATTTCAGAGAGAGTTTAATAATTACGATCTTCTATGGTTATCCGCGATCGCACCTCTCCAAGAAGATAGATCTCTCGGAAAACAAGCTTTATTTACTCTTACGTATCTGCGCTTTGAAAACGCGATAGAAGAATAATGGATTACCCATGATGTAGCGTTTCCACAAGCGATGCGGTTCAGTAACTAAACGCGTTAGCCATTCTAAACCACAGTTAGTCATCCATGCTGGACCGCGATACACTGTACCAGTATAAAAATCAAGACAAGCACCTAATGGTACAAAAACACGGGCATTTATGCGTTCTAGATTATTTAATATCCATTGTTCCTGTAATGGCATACCAAAGCCAACAAAAAGAACTCCTGGTTTAAATTCATTGATAAGTTGAATAACACGTTCATTTTCAGCACCAGTTTTTTCAAAATACCCGTGATGTCCTTGTACTTGTAAATTAGGTGCAGCCGAGGTTAGCTGAGTTATGGCTTTTTCAACTACACCAGGTTTACCAGCAAGTAAAAATAATGATATATTATGTTGCTCGCACGCCAGTCCTAAATTTTCGATATAGTCAGGACAAGTCATACGATGCGTAGAGTCTACATCATAACCAAGCATTTTTGCTCCCAGCAAAACACCAAAGCCATCACAAAATATCAAATCTGAATTGTTAATAAAACTTCTATACCAATCAAGCTCATACGCCAGATTCATTGCTTTAATATTGACGTTGCTGATTATCGTTTTTCGCTTGTTTTTGCGGCTTTAATTGCATAATTTATGAGTTGACAAACATTAATTTTATGAAATTTTGTTTCAAGGATATTGACTTCATCAAACTTATTCATGTTCAATCCCAATCTTGAAATAAGACTTGGCAATCATCCAAAGTTATAAATACAAATACTAAATAAATTTTAGAAATCTATCTCAGATATAAGAAATAGAAAAGGCTTGCTGGTAGCATTACTCGTTGCTCTTATCTACCAAACTTTTTTGAATTGAGGGATGTAGAATACTGTAATTGGTTATTGCATCACAAGCTTCTCATTAACAATTCCCGAAATTATTCAGCAAATAGTCGCTAATCCATGTTTTGATTATGCGGTAGCGTGATGTATCAACTCATAGTTGTGTAAAATCGAGAAAGCCTGCATATTCTGGTAGTCGTGTCGCAGTTGGTTCAGCGTGCAATTCACTGCATTAACCCAAATTGCCCGCATCCTTATCCTAAGACTTGGGGAAGCAAGTTTTGCGATCGCTGTGGTACATCGCTACAGTTAAAAGGTCGCTATGTGCCTTTACAACAGTTAGGCGCAGGTGGATTTGCCACGATATACACCGTTTGGGACTTGCAGTTTCAGACGCAACAAGTGTTGAAGGTCTTAATCGATCCTTCACCTAAAGCATTAGAATTATTTGAACAAGAAGCCGCAGTACTTCAGCACTTACACCATCCAGGTGTCCCCAGAGTAGAACCTAATGGCTATTTTCAAGTCACTATCAAGGGGTTTCAGCCGCTTTCCTTGCCATGTTTGGTAATGGAAAAAATCGACGGTCAGACTTTGCAAGAGGTGTTAGAGAAGTATCCGCAAGGCTGCCCAGAAGAGTGGGTCATAGCTTGGCTAAAGCAAGCTATAGAGATTTTACACGAGTTACACACCCGCCAGATCGTTCATCGCGACATTAAACCATCAAATCTCATGTTGCGAGAAGCAACAGGACAACTCGTTTTAATTGATTTTGGGGGAGCCAAGCAGATTGCAGCAACATCACGCTTAGCAGACC
This window contains:
- a CDS encoding SDR family oxidoreductase; this translates as MPEEQSLQPPQEQDQQPGLESEMTPKPKADDPQHQGSGKLLGKVAVITGGDSGIGRAVAIAFAKEGADVAIMYLNEHDDAKETKRLVEEKGRKATTIAGDIGDESFCKQAIEQVVQEFGKLDILVNNAAEQHPQESLEDISAEQLERTFRTNIFSMFYLTKAALKHLQEGSTIINTTSVTAYQGNQQLIDYSSTKGAIVAFTRSLSQSLVKKGIRVNAVAPGPIWTPLIPATFPEEKVADFGKQVPMGRAGQPEEVASCYVFLAANDSSYIAGQVLHPNGGTIVNG
- a CDS encoding phage holin family protein, with protein sequence MTAAFFTLLATALSLLIVDIVVPGVDIATFPAALIAAFVIGVTNSSVKPALTKLALPLNYATLGLSSLAVNGLCFWLAALFVPGFAVYSIVGALLGPVILSFVNTFLSKYFAERNLGITATTTNTEVKS
- a CDS encoding WecB/TagA/CpsF family glycosyltransferase, giving the protein MNLAYELDWYRSFINNSDLIFCDGFGVLLGAKMLGYDVDSTHRMTCPDYIENLGLACEQHNISLFLLAGKPGVVEKAITQLTSAAPNLQVQGHHGYFEKTGAENERVIQLINEFKPGVLFVGFGMPLQEQWILNNLERINARVFVPLGACLDFYTGTVYRGPAWMTNCGLEWLTRLVTEPHRLWKRYIMGNPLFFYRVFKAQIRKSK
- a CDS encoding peptide ligase PGM1-related protein is translated as MQTLDPSLIETQHIEVFKQLQSQLRDRWATIELFDQSDADILVIPSLSVDQRELLKIPGCHHYEERLLFSLIRLQNPRTRLIYVTSQPIHPSVIDYYLQLLPGIPFSHARDRLLLLSTYDSSLKPLTQKILERPRLIQRIRQAIDLKNAYMICYNSSFLESELSVRIGVPLYACDPQLSIWGTKSGSRQIFAESGVPHPDGSGSVWNAQDLAAEAANLWERKPEIKRLVVKLNEGISGEANALLDLRPIHHLAPGSATREQRIEAMTQRFATMSFQATSENWANFSTRIPELGAIVEEFIEGDIKRSPSVQGRITPSGEVEILSTHDQILGGPDGQIYLGCRFPADEAYRMRLQELGIKVGRKLAEKGALERFGVDFIAVQQPDRNGIQHWDLQAIEINLRKGGTTHPFMTLKLLTNGRYHPATGMFYSPHGRPKYYIATDNLQKERYRGLLPSDLMDIIAYHRLHFDTGTETGTVFHLMGCLSEFGKLGLTSIGDSPQQAEEIYNKVVKILDEETRHNAHNPTWELDACGPIIWNGAT
- a CDS encoding hemerythrin domain-containing protein; translated protein: MDIIDLIKQEHQKLTNLLAEMCNADVQKRYTLFNELSQAIELLTEVKQHFYPLLRQRCTDIIEQITIAEDQYDRLKFLIAELELLSPATKEFEQKVYDLQKLVRLYIQEEDKVLGEASKRLTDAQRQQLSYDGKR
- a CDS encoding YqaE/Pmp3 family membrane protein is translated as MKLLRIATGILLPPLGVFLTEGISTAFLINIVLTLLGWLPGSIHAVWIIVKHEERTNKAVY